One Gemmatimonadaceae bacterium genomic window, GAGCGCCAGCTTCAGCGACACGACGGGCGATGGACCGACAACGGCGCAGCGGATCGAAAGCGCAGTCCGTGGGAACGAGCAAGCCGACACCCTCCGGACCGGCGTAGGACTCGCCCGGAAAGCCGTCGGCGCGCAGCGCTGCGAGGTGCTCCGCGCAGTCGCCTTGCTCTTCATCGGATGGCGCAATACGCAGCGACCCGGTTCGTCGAACGTTCTCCGGCATCTCGCTCGCCATCGCTTCGATCTGCTCGACAGTGAGCTCGTACAATCGACGCGCCCGCTCGCGGCCGAATTGCCTCACCGCGTCGTGATAAAAGTCCGCTGTACCGGCGAGGAGGAAGCCACCGTTGCGGCCCGCCGCGCCCGATCCGACCGCGCCCGCGTCGACGCCGACGACGCGCTCGGGCGAGGTACCCGCGGCAATGAGCTCGGCGATGCACGCGAGCCCCGATCCGCCGAGACCGATGACGCATACGTCAGCGTCGATCGTCGTCGTAAGGCGCGCGAAGCTCGGTGCGCTCGACACGGCTTCGCTTCCCCACACGGGCATGTTGTCAGTTCGCACGTCCATCGCCATGGACGAAATATGTCGAAGTGAAAGCCCTCTGAAACCCCGTTTCGAGGGCTGGCGTAAGCCGGAAGAACGAAGGTTCCACCCTTTTCTCCAGCGAGTCATGTCCGTCATCGCCCGCGACATCCGCTTCGGCAGCCGCTCCCTGCGCAAACATCTCGGCCTCAGCGCCATTGCCGTGTTCGCGCTCACGCTCGGCATCGGTCTCACGACGACGATGTTCAGCATCGTCTATAGTGTGATGATGCACGGCCTGCCTTACCGCGATGCCGATCGCATCGTCTCCGTGTTCGAGCAGAATCTCGCGCAGCATGCGCAGCGAATGGATATGTCCGTGCACGATTACGCGGACTTTCGCAGCCAGCAGCGCAGCTTCTCCGAGATTGGCGCCTTCTACTCGGGAACGGTGAACGTGAGCGGCACGGAGAAAGCCGAGCGGTACATGGGAACGTGGACCACCGCGTCGATGTTCGAGATTGCGGGCGTGGCGCCCCTGCTTGGCCGAACCTTCCGAGCGGGTGAGGACACGCCCGGTGCCGATCACGTGGTCATACTGAGTTTTGCAACGTGGAAGAACCGATTCGCGGGGGACGCGAACGTCATCGGAAAGACGCTCCGCGCCAACGGATTGCCCTACACCATCGTCGGCGTGATGCCGGATCGCTACGGTTTTCCGGACGACGGCGCGCTCTGGCTTCCCTTGCAGCTCGATCCGCTCGCGCTGAAGCGGGGCGACGGGCAGCATCTGCAGATCGTAGCGAAGCTCAAGCCGGGCGTATCGATCGATGTCGCCAATACTGACGCGAACGCCATCGCGCGGCGCATCGCGGTCGAGCACAAGGAGCTCAACGAGGGCGTGAGCGCCAGCGTGATGAAATTCATCGATGGTCAGCTTGGACCGGAACCGCGTCAACTGCTCCTCACCATGCTCGGCGCGGTGTTTTTCGTGCTCCTGATTGCGTGCGCGAACGTTGCCAATTTGCTGCTCGACCGAGCGGCCCACCGCACCAAGGAAGTTGGGATTCGCACGGCGCTGGGGGCCTCACGAGCAGCCGTCGTGAGGCAATTCCTCACCGAGGCGTTCGTGCTTGCCGTCGTCGGCACTGGGTTCGGCATCGCCGCCGCGTATTTCGGCGTGCGTACGTTCAACCGTGCGATCGCGGGCACAGAGCCTCCGTTCTGGCTCGACATCCGGCTGTATCCGCCCGTGCTGCTCTTCGCGATTGGCACGTCGGTGCTGGCGACGTTCGCGTCGGGACTCTTACCGGCACTGCAGGCCTCGCGTACGGACATCGGCGAAATCCTGAAGGACGACTCCCGCGGCGCGTCGAGCTTCCGAATCGGCCGGTTGAGCCGCGCGCTCGTCGTGTTCGAGATTGCGCTCTCGTGCGCCCTGCTCGTCGCGGCGGGGTTGATGATCAAGAGTGTTACGAAGATACGCAACATCGAGCCTGGCTTCACGACGAAGAACATCTTCACCGCGCGCGTCGGCTTTCCCGATGCCTATACCGATACGATCGGCCAGCGCCAGTTCTTCGAGCAGCTCGAGTCGCGCCTAACGAGCATACCCGGCGTCGACGGTGTGGCCTTGACGAACGAGCTGCCAGGGCTCGGCATGGGCAGCGGCAATTTCGCGATCGAGGGCGCGAGTTACACGAAGGATGCCGACTATCCGCGCGCCGGGTCGTACGCGGTGACGGCCGGGTTCTTCCCAACGTTCGGTATGGCTGCCGTGCGAGGACGGAGCTTCACGTCCGCCGACCGGCGCGACGCACTGCCAACGGCAATCGTGAATCAGGCGTTCGTCGCAAAGTACTTCCCGGGAGGCGATCCCATCGGTCGTCGAATCCGGCTCGGCGCGTCGCGCAGCACCGATACATGGATGACGATCGTCGGAGTCGTGCCGAACACGTACTCGGGCAACCCCGACCAGATGCGTCCGCCGTTCATCTTCATGCCGGTGTCACAGCACCCTAACCGCTTCCTGAGCATGGCGGTGCGGACCGCAGCGGCACCGATGGCGATCACGCCGCAAGTGCGCGACGTCGTCGGCTCGATCAATCGTGACATTCCGATCTACTACGTGTATTCGATGACGGAGGCGATCACGCGCAATCTCTGGTTCGTTCGTGTGTTCGGCACGATGTTCATGATTTTCGGTGCGATCGCGCTGTTCCTGGCAGGCGTTGGTCTCTACGCCGTGATGGCGTTCTCGGTCGGACGTCGCACGCGCGAGGTCGGGATTCGCATGGCACTCGGCGCGAAGGCAGCGGATGTCGTCGGAATGGTGATGCGCCAGGGCCTCTGGCAGCTCGGCGCTGGCATGGCCGCCGGCTTGACACTCGCGTTAGGCGTCGCCCAGCTGATGAAGGTCGTGCTCTTCGACGTGCAGCCGCGCGATCCGGCGATCTTCGGGCTGGTGGTGGCGGTGTTGTCGATCGCGGGACTGCTGGCGTGCTTGATCCCGGCGCAGCGCGCGACTCGTGTCGATCCGCTCGTGGCGCTCAGGAGTGAGTAGTCCTGTGGCAGGCTAGCGTCCGGCGCGCGCGCCCGGGTCACTCGCGGGCAGGCCGCCCCGCGCGCGAACGCCGGCTCGCTCGGCCGTTTCGATGCGTTGCTCGCCGAGGCGCCGTTGCAGCGCGGCAAGCGTGACGCCGAGGATGAAGAAGCTGATCACCTGATCGATCAGGTTCCCGATCGTCCACGCTGTCGCGTAGTTCCACCAGATACCATTTGCGACGTCGATCATGCCCATGAAGGCAAGAGCCAGGGCGCCGAATGTCGCACCCGTTCGAACAATACTCTGCGCGGCGAGGCGATCCATCAGTACCGCGAGAATGAGCACCACGCCGACGTCGAGCACCAACTGCTTCGCCATCATCGAGACGAACTGCTGGCGCTTGTCGGTGTAGTCGCCGGCGATCTCCACGGCGGCAAACACACCGTAGGCGGAGAAGTACATGCCGTTCTGCGGCGCAAGCGCACGAATGCTCTTCGCGGCGACGGCCATGCTGTCGGTGGGAAATGGTCGCAGGCCCTTTTCGGGCAGCCCGAGGGCGGCGTGCGAGACCGCTTGCCACGCGAACAGCACAAGAGCGCCGACGAGTGTACCGATGACAAGGAAACGTGAGCGCATACGAGCCCCGGGTTGGGTGGAGGACCGCCCAGATAGTGCGCAGTGCCGTGTCGTCGCGAAAGGGCGAAGGAGACCAGTCAACCATTTTCGGGGTCGTGACGTCTAAGCCTAAGAACCTTAGGTTGACGGGTGCAGGCTGGTAGAGGGCAGCGGGTAGAGCGTGGAGGGTGGACGGCCCACTGCCGGTAATTCTCCACGCTCTAACCCTCCACCCTCTACCCTCTGCCCGATACCCTCTACCCGCAACCCTCTACGCGGCGCGGCATGGCGTCCATTCCCGACCTCGATCTCTTACGCGGCACGCTCGACCTGCTCGTGCTCAAGACCCTGAGCTGGGGGCCGATGCACGGTCTCGCGGTCCTTCATCAAATCGAGGACGTCACGGGACAGCGGCTCCAGATCGAGGAAGGCGCTCTGTACCCTGCCCTGCATCGGATGGAACAGCGGGGTTGGCTGGACGCCGAGTGGGGATACACGGAGCGCAATCGTAAGGCAAAGTTTTATTGCCTAACGGCTGTCGGTCGCCGGCGGCTCACCGCCGAACTGCTCAAGTGGTCGCGCTATACGGAAGCAGTCGGACTGCTGCTCGCTCATGAGGGCGCGCGATGAAGCGCGATTCCGGGCGCCGACGCGTCTTCCGGATTCCATTCTCGCGGCGCGGGCTCGACCGCGACGTCGACGCCGAGCTCCGGTTCCATCTCGAGGGGCGGATCGAGGAGCTGATGGCGATGGGCATGTCACGCGACGAAGCCAGCGTCGAGGCGCGGCAGCGATTTGGTGACTTGGATTCGCATCGGCGCGAGCTGCGCGCCATCGATGAGGAGATGCAGAAGATGCGACAACGTCTCGAATTCACGGATACCGTTGGCCGGGAGTTGAAGTACGCGGTCCGCACCCTCGGTCGAAGCAGAACTTTTGCGGCGATGGCCTTCGTGACGCTCGCGTTAGGCCTCGGCGCGGCGATGGCGATCTTCACGATTCTCGACGCCGTGGTACTTCGGCCCCTTCCCTACGCGCACGGCGATCGTCTGGTGGCGCTCTCGTCCCCGGTGCCTGGCATCAAAGCGGCACCCGTGTGGGGACTCGCTCGACACGAGATGTACTACTTCAAACGAGAGAGTCACACGCTCGAGGATCTCGGTATCTACCGGACCGAGCTCGCGACGCTGACGGGCGACGGCGGCGCGACACAGCCAGAGCGCGCGCCCGCGGCGTATGTGAGCGCGAGTCTGTTCGGCGTCCTCGGTATAGTGCCGGAACGCGGAAGACTACTGAATCCGGACGACAATCTGCGAGCGACAGACACCCTCGACGCTGCATTGATGAGCCACGGCCTATGGGAGCGTCGGTACGCCGGCGATACGACGATAGTGGGAAAGCGAATCGATCTCGACGGCTACCCGGTCACGGTCGTTGGCGTATTGCCGCCGAGCGCGCAGTTACCGGATTACAAGGTCGACTTGTGGCTGCCGCTCGACATGAATCCGGCTTCGCCGGCGCGCAGCAATCACATCTTCAGCGTGATTGGTCGAATGCGACGGGGAGTGGACATCGCGAACGCGCAACGAGAGCTCACGGCGCTGACCGCACGGTTCCCGACGGCGTTTCCCAACGTCTACACACCGAAAATGATGGAAGGAACGGGCTTCACAACGCTCGTGAAGTCGCTCCGCGACGATGTCGTTGGAAGTTTGGTGACCAAGTCGATCTGGATTCTCTTCGCGGCAGTGATCGTGGTACTCCTCATCGCGGCCGCGAATGTCGCCAACCTTTTTCTCGTTCGCGTGGAGACGCGGCGCCTCGAGGCGGCGGTACGTAGCGCGATCGGCGCGAGTCGCGGCGCTTTGGCGGTACACTCTCTCGCCGAGAGCCTGGTGCTCACCGGAATGGCCGCGTTAGGCGCGATCGGCGTCGCGTGGGCGGGGCTGCACTTTCTCGTCGCGCTCGCGCCATCCGACCTCCCGCGCCTAGACGAAGTTCATCTGGGTTGGACAGGCTTCGCCTTCACCATCGTCTGCGCGCTCGTCGCCGGGATCACTCTCGGGCTTTTGCCCTCGCTCCGCGGTCAGGTCGACCTGGCCATGCTTCGTGAGGGAGGGCGCGGCTCGACGGGTGCGCCGCGGCGGCTCGCCACGCGCAACATACTCGTCACATCGCAGATGGCACTCGCGCTCATCTTGCTGACGGCGGCGGGACTTCTCGTCAGAAGCCTGAGAAACCTGCGTGGCGTTCACCCTGGCTTCGACCCGACGAACGTCATGACGATGTCGCTCTCGTTGCCTAACGGGCGCTATCGCTCGCCCCAGATCGCGAACGCCTTCTTCGAGCAGCTCGCGGCACGCGTTCGCGCACTCCCTGGCGTGCTCTCCGTCGGTTTCGGCGGCGCCCTGCCGCTCGAGAGCTCCGAGCTCTGCACGGGCGCGGTCGTCGACGTTCCCGGACCCTCGGGCGAACGCAGCGATTGCGTGCAGATGATGCAGGTGACCCCCGGTTACTTCGAGACGTTGCGGATTCCGCTCCGCGGCCATGCTCCCGATTGGCCCGAAAATGATCGCGGCGGGGCGAGCGCCGTGGTCAGCGAAGCTTTCGCGAATCGATTCTGGCCTAACGAGGACGCGATCAATCGTGGCGTCAAGTGCTGCAACGGGATGCCGCCGTTCTATCGCATCTCGGGCGTTACGGGACCCGTACGGACGCACGGACTCGACCGATCCCCTGGGCAAGTCGTGTACTTCCCGATGATTCCTTTCGCCAGGAATCCCGGCATCGAAGGCCTTCCGCTGTTCATGCGATTGGTCGTACGGACGGCAGCTGGCATGTCGAACAGTGTGCTGCCGGCTATTCGCCGTGCCGTGAATGAGATCGATCCGCAGGTTCCGATCAGCGACATCGCGCCGATGGAGCAGTTGCTTGCCCAATCGCTGGCGCGGCGCTCGTTCACGATGATGCTCCTTGCAGCCGCCGCCGCGCTGGCCCTCGTGCTGAGCGCCGTGGGCATCTACGGCGTCATCTCGTACGTCGTCGCGCAGCGGCGCAGCGAGATCGGCATCCGCATGGCGCTCGGGGCGCGCGCCGAGGACGTGCGGGGGATGGTCGTCAGGCAATCGCTCGTGCTGGCGGGCATCGGCGTGTTGATTGGACTCGCCTGTGCGTTGGCGACGACGCGCGTGCTGGGTGCGCTGCTTTTCGGCGTCAGCCCGAACGACCCGCTGGTCCTGATCTGCGCGACGCTGCTGCTGGTGATACTTGCAACGGTTGCGAGCTACGCCCCCGCCGTGCGCGCGTCACGTGTCGATCCCGTGGAAGCGCTTCGAGGTTGAGCGCGGACGAGAAGAGCGCAAACGATTTTTTTCAAAGAGTCGTCAACGACTTCTCGTCCGGCAGTGTCCGCGCTTGTCCGGCCTTGTCTGTGTTAAGATGGTTGATCGTCGCTGCCGCGAGGAACTCGCGATTGTCTCGATCTGGAAGAGCAGATCCTCATCCCTCGCCCCTCCCCGGTTGAGTGTTACGCCTGCTTCACCAACTCGACCTCTATCGACATCTTGATGTCGTCGCCGAGCACCCAGCCGCCGGCATCGAGCGCCTGATTCCAGTGCAAGCCAAACTCCTTGCGGTTGATCTTGCCGTTCGCGGCGAAGCCCATGCGCTCCCCGCCCCACGGATCACGGCCCCGCCCCTGGAACTCGGCGTCGAACGTGACTTCGCGCGTGTTCCCACGAATCGTTAGGTCCCCGATGAGCTTGAACTCGCCCTGGAGGTCGCCATCGATACGCTTGCTTTTGAACGTCATCGTGGGGTGATGCTCGGCGTCGAAGAAGTCGGGTGAGCGGAGGTGATTGTCGCGCTGCTCGTTCTGCGTCGTGATCGTCGCGATCGGGATCTCGATCTCGACCCGCGATTGCTTTGGCTCGGATTCGTCGTAGCGGATTGCGCCTTTCACGTCTGCGAAACGGCCCTTCACGGTGGAGATCATCAGATGCTTGACCGCGAACTCGACCAGTGAGTGCGTCGGATCGATCGTCCACGTGGTGACGCCGGTGGCGGGCGTGGCAGTAGTAGTCATTGAAGGAGTCCTCTCAGGCGATGAAATGGTGTTGCACCAGCAATGCTTATGTATGGTGAGAGACTATACTTTGGTAAGTTACTCTTGTCAAGTGACCAACCCGCCATAGATTTGTGGGCATGTCCGATGCCGTCAACCTCTGTCCCCGGTTTCACGTAGCCGTCGAGCTCATCGGCGGGCGCTGGACGGGCGCAATCATCAGCTGTCTACTTGGCGGTCGCGCGCGCTACAACGGGCTCCGGGCGGCGATCCCCGAGATCAGCGACCGGATGCTCTCCGAGCGTCTGCGGGCGCTCGAGTGCGAAGGGCTGCTGACTCGGACGGTCGTTCCCGAGTCGCCGGTGCGAGTTGAGTACGAGCTCACGGCGAAAGGCCGCGCCTTGCAGGACTCGCTCGACGCGATCGGGAAATGGGCGACACGGTGGATTGGCGAGGCCGACCTGAACCGCGCAGCGGGCACCAAGCCGCCCGCACCGCGAGAGCGCGCCCCGGAACGAAGCCGGGCCGCGGCGAGCAAACGCACCACTCGGCCCAAGGCCGCCAAGCGCCGCTGACCGCGTGCGGCCCGACCAGGCCGCACCGATAAGTGTCCTTTGCGCTGCTTGACGGCACCCCAGGTCGCACGCATGCTAGGGGGTCACCCGACGACCGCCAGCGGCGGCCGCCACGACCACACCGAACTGAGGCCACGTCGCGTCGCGGCGCTCGAGTCTCGAGGAGCGAGTGGAATGGTGGACATTCACGTTACGGTGAACGGTGCTCCGCACCACGACGAGGTTGAGCCGCGTCTTCTCCTCGTCCACTACCTTCGCGAGTCGCTCGGCCTAACGGGGACTCACGTCGGGTGCGACACGAGCCAGTGTGGCGCCTGTACCGTGTTGCTCGACGGCAAGTCCGTGAAGTCGTGCACCGTTCTCGCGGCGCAAGCCGACGGTGCCGAGGTCACGACGATCGAAGGGGTCGCGAGCGGCGGTGTCATGCACCCGGTGCAGAATGCCTTCCACCAGGAGCACGGTCTGCAATGCGGCTTCTGCACGCCGGGTATGGTCATGGCGGCGATCGACCTCCTGCAGCGCACGCCGCATCCAACGGATGAGCAGATTCGAATCGGCCTCGGGGGCAACCTCTGCCGTTGCACGGGCTATCACAACATCGTAAAGGCGGTCAAGGCCGCCGCGGAAAAAATGGCGCCCGCCGTTGCGGAGGAGCCGCCGCGCCAAAGCATTCACACGCCAATCGGCGTCCCCATCGTGCACTGAGGAGGACCCATGTCTCAGGCC contains:
- a CDS encoding (2Fe-2S)-binding protein; translated protein: MVDIHVTVNGAPHHDEVEPRLLLVHYLRESLGLTGTHVGCDTSQCGACTVLLDGKSVKSCTVLAAQADGAEVTTIEGVASGGVMHPVQNAFHQEHGLQCGFCTPGMVMAAIDLLQRTPHPTDEQIRIGLGGNLCRCTGYHNIVKAVKAAAEKMAPAVAEEPPRQSIHTPIGVPIVH
- a CDS encoding ABC transporter permease: MKRDSGRRRVFRIPFSRRGLDRDVDAELRFHLEGRIEELMAMGMSRDEASVEARQRFGDLDSHRRELRAIDEEMQKMRQRLEFTDTVGRELKYAVRTLGRSRTFAAMAFVTLALGLGAAMAIFTILDAVVLRPLPYAHGDRLVALSSPVPGIKAAPVWGLARHEMYYFKRESHTLEDLGIYRTELATLTGDGGATQPERAPAAYVSASLFGVLGIVPERGRLLNPDDNLRATDTLDAALMSHGLWERRYAGDTTIVGKRIDLDGYPVTVVGVLPPSAQLPDYKVDLWLPLDMNPASPARSNHIFSVIGRMRRGVDIANAQRELTALTARFPTAFPNVYTPKMMEGTGFTTLVKSLRDDVVGSLVTKSIWILFAAVIVVLLIAAANVANLFLVRVETRRLEAAVRSAIGASRGALAVHSLAESLVLTGMAALGAIGVAWAGLHFLVALAPSDLPRLDEVHLGWTGFAFTIVCALVAGITLGLLPSLRGQVDLAMLREGGRGSTGAPRRLATRNILVTSQMALALILLTAAGLLVRSLRNLRGVHPGFDPTNVMTMSLSLPNGRYRSPQIANAFFEQLAARVRALPGVLSVGFGGALPLESSELCTGAVVDVPGPSGERSDCVQMMQVTPGYFETLRIPLRGHAPDWPENDRGGASAVVSEAFANRFWPNEDAINRGVKCCNGMPPFYRISGVTGPVRTHGLDRSPGQVVYFPMIPFARNPGIEGLPLFMRLVVRTAAGMSNSVLPAIRRAVNEIDPQVPISDIAPMEQLLAQSLARRSFTMMLLAAAAALALVLSAVGIYGVISYVVAQRRSEIGIRMALGARAEDVRGMVVRQSLVLAGIGVLIGLACALATTRVLGALLFGVSPNDPLVLICATLLLVILATVASYAPAVRASRVDPVEALRG
- a CDS encoding helix-turn-helix domain-containing protein, which encodes MSDAVNLCPRFHVAVELIGGRWTGAIISCLLGGRARYNGLRAAIPEISDRMLSERLRALECEGLLTRTVVPESPVRVEYELTAKGRALQDSLDAIGKWATRWIGEADLNRAAGTKPPAPRERAPERSRAAASKRTTRPKAAKRR
- a CDS encoding YceI family protein, with product MTTTATPATGVTTWTIDPTHSLVEFAVKHLMISTVKGRFADVKGAIRYDESEPKQSRVEIEIPIATITTQNEQRDNHLRSPDFFDAEHHPTMTFKSKRIDGDLQGEFKLIGDLTIRGNTREVTFDAEFQGRGRDPWGGERMGFAANGKINRKEFGLHWNQALDAGGWVLGDDIKMSIEVELVKQA
- a CDS encoding ABC transporter permease, whose protein sequence is MSVIARDIRFGSRSLRKHLGLSAIAVFALTLGIGLTTTMFSIVYSVMMHGLPYRDADRIVSVFEQNLAQHAQRMDMSVHDYADFRSQQRSFSEIGAFYSGTVNVSGTEKAERYMGTWTTASMFEIAGVAPLLGRTFRAGEDTPGADHVVILSFATWKNRFAGDANVIGKTLRANGLPYTIVGVMPDRYGFPDDGALWLPLQLDPLALKRGDGQHLQIVAKLKPGVSIDVANTDANAIARRIAVEHKELNEGVSASVMKFIDGQLGPEPRQLLLTMLGAVFFVLLIACANVANLLLDRAAHRTKEVGIRTALGASRAAVVRQFLTEAFVLAVVGTGFGIAAAYFGVRTFNRAIAGTEPPFWLDIRLYPPVLLFAIGTSVLATFASGLLPALQASRTDIGEILKDDSRGASSFRIGRLSRALVVFEIALSCALLVAAGLMIKSVTKIRNIEPGFTTKNIFTARVGFPDAYTDTIGQRQFFEQLESRLTSIPGVDGVALTNELPGLGMGSGNFAIEGASYTKDADYPRAGSYAVTAGFFPTFGMAAVRGRSFTSADRRDALPTAIVNQAFVAKYFPGGDPIGRRIRLGASRSTDTWMTIVGVVPNTYSGNPDQMRPPFIFMPVSQHPNRFLSMAVRTAAAPMAITPQVRDVVGSINRDIPIYYVYSMTEAITRNLWFVRVFGTMFMIFGAIALFLAGVGLYAVMAFSVGRRTREVGIRMALGAKAADVVGMVMRQGLWQLGAGMAAGLTLALGVAQLMKVVLFDVQPRDPAIFGLVVAVLSIAGLLACLIPAQRATRVDPLVALRSE
- a CDS encoding PadR family transcriptional regulator — protein: MASIPDLDLLRGTLDLLVLKTLSWGPMHGLAVLHQIEDVTGQRLQIEEGALYPALHRMEQRGWLDAEWGYTERNRKAKFYCLTAVGRRRLTAELLKWSRYTEAVGLLLAHEGAR